In the genome of Roseofilum reptotaenium CS-1145, the window TTTCAATATAGAGGATAGTCTAATTCCAATCAAGAAATTGAGATTAAACTTAACAATTAATGAGTTTACTCCTCTCATTTTGGCAAGTTAATGAGTAAATCTACTTTGATCGATTATGCAATTATAGCGATTCTCTTTTGTCTGGAATACCATTCTACAATTCCCTGACTAGATAGCAATTTTTCTTAATGTTATGCTTATACGAGAGCCGGTATCAGGCTCTTTGAGGATTCCATGAAGCCAGTCGGCTTGAACCTCATTAGACATATACAGTAAATCACCACTGTCTAAGCGATAACTCTGTTGAATCATTCGGTCTTCCTTGAGTTTGTATGTAATGTTTCGACTCGATCCCAGCGAAAGAATGGCCACCCCAGTGCCTGGAGCTAGTTCCTGGGCAGTATCAGAGTGAAAACCCATGGAGGAATTACCATCTGGGTAGAAATTGAGCAAACAGTTATTGGGGGTAAATCCAAGTACATCCGAAACCGCCGCGCACACAGGCTCTAGTTCAGGATGCATTTGAGTTTCTGGATAGGTCATCTGTGAATAGTTGTAGGAGACTCCAAAGCTGGCTGTTTTCCGAGTCTTCATCCTTTCATCCCACACTACAGTGTCACGAAGCTTTGAGAATAAGTCTTCGTGATTGAGCCAGAACATTCTTCGCAACTCTAGATTAGGTGAACTGATCTTCATAATTTCTGGTTGTGTAGGTTGGGTTGAGGACTGTTGCAACAATTACCGATATGTTTAGGCTTCACTATCGTTCAACCCAACCTACACTCATTGACCATGCCAGTCTATTTTAACCCCAGGAGTCTAGATCTAAGGCTTTCGAGCCACCTTGTTGCAGTTGGATCAGGACTTGAC includes:
- a CDS encoding alpha-ketoglutarate-dependent dioxygenase AlkB, producing the protein MKTRKTASFGVSYNYSQMTYPETQMHPELEPVCAAVSDVLGFTPNNCLLNFYPDGNSSMGFHSDTAQELAPGTGVAILSLGSSRNITYKLKEDRMIQQSYRLDSGDLLYMSNEVQADWLHGILKEPDTGSRISITLRKIAI